CACTGCCTCGCTAGTCATACTTCCACCGGTCATGGTGGCATTAGGAGACGTCATGCTGTTCGTTGGTTTGATAGAAATTTTCTCCAACGGAATGCCTAGCGTGAAGGCAGCAACCTGAGCCGCCTTGGTGTTGATGCCCTGTCCAACTTCAATGCCTCCATGGCTAATCGAAACCGTACCATCCTTTGCGTAAATAGACACCTGTGCATGTAAAGCACTGTAGTAAACCAGAGGATACTGCATCGGCACCATAGCGATACCTCGCTTGCGCCACCGATTCTTGGCATTAAATTCatcgatcgtttgttttctcttaTCGTACTGCACATCTTGACGGAACTGTGGCATAAGAATTTGAAATTTGCTTCCGGTGTGCATATTTCTCATCCGCACCTGCATCGGATCGACACCAGTCACCCAGGCAATGTGTTCCATGATCGTTTCGGCCATCGCAATGCCTTCCGTTATACCAGGGGCACGTGCAAAGGTGTTGGACGGCGCGTCCGTAAGTATGGGTTTTCCCTTAAATGTCCAGGTGCTAGAATTATAGGACAGATTGAAAGCATCGTTCGTGAACGTCAACACGTCATCGTTCCGGCTTGATCCGTAATCTTGCAGGAAGTTATTGGAGAGTTGTTTAATGTTGCCCTCATTGTCCACGTTCACTTGATAGCTGCTGAAGCAGCCGCATCTCTTCCCGATTGTTTCCACATTTGACTCCATCGTCATGACGAATCGTACTGGTCGTTTGGTTAGAAGTGCTGCCAAAGCACAAGCACCGGCAATTTGACCTGCGCGCGTTAGTTTTCCTCCGTAACTTCCACCCAACCGTCGGATAGTGAAGTTAAGACTATTTTGCGGTACCTTGAGAGCGGCAGCAATCGCGACCTGACACAGATCAATCCATTGTGTTGCCGCATAAATATCCATTCCATCTTCAATGGGAACGCACAGGCATGTCTGGGGTTCAATATAGAAATGATATTGCCCGTACATTTCAATAGTACCTTGAATTTGTTGCACTGACTGATCATCAATCGGGAGGAAATTCATGTGCTTTAGATGATCCTCAACCTCCTTgtcaatgttgttgttgagcaTAGTTTTAACGGTAGGGCAAACAGGCTCATCCGTGACTCGTTCATAAATGATCATCACTTGCTTGGACGCCCGTACTGCTTGGTCTAAGTGCTCTGCCACAATCACACCGACCGGTTGTCCGTGGAATAGTACACGCCCACTGCAGAATATCTCCTCCACATCCGGGAAAGGCATAAGCATATCGTTGGCAACAAAACTGTTTGTGCCGGGAATGTCACTCGCAGAATAGAAGGCAACTACACCTGGAAGACGCTGAAATCGAGTAAGTTTGAAAAGAAATAGttaatatattatatattatatatatgcTTTTAGTTGAAAAAATCTACCAATGCATCGGTAGGATCAATCTTTCCGATGGTCGTATTCGGTTGAGTGGCCACAACAAACGCCGCATGCAGCTCTCCgggaaatggtggaaaatcgttTGTATATTTGGCCTCCCCAGACGCCTGCGCCAACCCTTCCAGCTTTGGCACGTATTTCGAGACGGGCCAATTTTTCTTATTGGTATCGTAGTTCTGTTGGCCAGATGACAGCGGTCGCTCGAGCATGGTGGATCCGGATTTGAAGCGAGGGTCAAGAGGTACATTGTTATCGGTTGCTACACTAAGGATGAATTTATAGAAGAGAGAAACGGCAAGGTTTCTACGATACTCGGCAGAAGCGTCCGGCAGGATCCAGTCGGGTTGAATCTCCGACGCGAGGGTGTTGATCGCCTGTTGGATGGTGTTATTATCGAAGAGCCTTTTCCCAACGAGAAGCTTCTCCGTACGGGTCGCGTGTGTAAACTGGAACGGAAAGGTAGTGCGTGAGTTGAGTATTTCAGGAGGTACTTAAGCAGACGTACCATAGGATTGATGCCACCAAAACACAATGTGGCCAACGTAACAGTCGATTTGTCGTTGGCAAATTGCAACAGGAACGCGGCGTTGACGTATGCGTGAGCATTTTGAGCTCTTTGGGCGACCCTATACGATcggaaaacatttgtttggtttacgaTGGCCGGGAGTGATACAGTTTTAAGAAGCTTCTTCGTCATGTCCATCCGTATGTATTGCAGGGGCGATACCTCCGATTGTGTGGTAACAGATTCGGCTATAAAGAAGCGATATAGTGAGCTACCTTACCCTGTGCAGTTCTAATCCAGTTGGAGTTTCGATGAGCAATGAAAAATTTCTAACAGAAATGGGATAAATGATAGAAACTTACCTACAGTTAACTTTGCGCCAATAGCCTCCAGCAGAATGTAGAGATCGGATGGAAATTCTGGGTGTTGGTTTTTAATGCTAAGATTTCCCGCAATCGAGCCGACGTTACGCACTGCAGGGTTAGCGGCAAGCAGtaaatgtttctccatttcttcGCAGTAGCTGAACGCAGATAGCTTTTTAGCAGCTGTACGAAGTATCTCTATCAACTCGGCCAGTGTAACATTTCCGCCAACTATCAAACGATCGGAATTTTGATAATGACTGCGCAACTCCTCAACCGAATTCACATCGATAAAGATTTGAATGGCCTCATTTCGACGGTAGACACCTGTGGgcaattaaaatagaaaatctTACCAATCGGTTTGCGTTCGGGGTTTCGGTAGTATTTACCATGAGCAGTGTTTCCGCCATGAAGCATGTACAGTTTTGATCCTATAGCGGTTAGGGTTGCAAAAATATCACGAACTGAAAACACCTTGTACCACTCTTTACCATCATCGAAAGCTATACGCACCGAACGCGCTTTATCGACGTTGCATGCAACAACAGGACACTGAGCCGAGCAAACAGTATTCGTTTTGGGACAAATTTGTAGCTCCTCAATGTCTGAAAGCTCCTGTTGCGATACTGATGCAAGCGATTTAAAGGCGTCGAGAATGGGTCGATAGCCCGTGCAACGGCAAATATTGCCACCGAGCTGATTCTCAACCTCCTCCATCGAGACCTTTCCCTGCTTGGATTCCATCAAGCTGTACATGGTCATAACCATGCCGGGCGAACAGAACCCGCACTGGCTCCCGTTCATGTGAGCCAAGCGCTCCTGTATCGGATGGTACCCGTCCTTTCGGTTACCGAGAGACTCCACGGTTTTGATGTCCAATCCATGGCAAGCGAACACGGGAAAGAGACACTAAACAGTTGACAACCAGACATTAAGATGCATTTGCATATCCACTCACCGGCAACTTACCGAATTGACGGACCAAGACTTAGTTTCCTTCGTGACAGGGTGGAGCCCGGACACGTTGACCACACAAGCCCCACAGCCTCCTTCCCGACACATGAACTTGGTCCCGGAAAGATAAGCATGGTTTCGAATGAACGTATTCAAGGATGTATCCACCGGAACGCTATCCGCATTGGCTTTACCATTTTAGGAGagtaatttgttaatttacatatgttttttttttttttaattaatcccACGTTACCTTTGTAAACACTGCCATTAATGCTGAACGTTACTTCTGATACGCATCTGGACAAGAGAGTGTAACAAGCAGAACAGAAAGATTAATGATTAAAAGTCAGATTATGCACTGGGTAATGCTTTGCGTTTCGAACCACATTCTGcgaaaatgaaagtaaaaggTTTGTCTTTTAAGTTACTCAAATAAACTTTCTCATATAGTAGGGCTTGTGCTATATTTCACAAACAATTTTCTGTTCTATCGGAAGTTTGCTACTTAAGTTTTTCAGCACCAAGCTTATATTACCCTGCATCATTGCCACCATTCCAGTTCCACAAACGTTTCACCGATTCCATTTTTTCACGAACTATCACTGACGAACGAACTGATCACGGCAAGTGTACgaagtaaattaaatgaagCAGTGCTCGAGCACTTCCTAGCATGGCAGTTTACGGGATTTTTTAGGTCGAAGACAAGCGCGTAGTGTAATGCACTGACGATTTCGTGGTAACTGTAGTTGCGTAGTAAGCGTTTTGACAAATTTTGGGTTTCTGTAATCGGAACAAATTCTGTGAATGGATTTGTTTTCGAATCGACGGGCTTGGAGTTGGGTTaatgttcatttatttattgtttgacTTATCCATAACGTCCGTTGCCGTTGTATCAACACAGGCAGTGTTGTtgaaaaatatgtaatgtataaaaatattaaattaaaaaatgaactTTTTGCATTGAGGTAGTTacgatgtttattttttcatccaaTCTATTTAAACATCATCTGTATATcgtgtatttttaaatgtttaaaacagtGCTAGTACTAGTAGGATGTAAACTctatgtttgtttaatgtcTAATTTCTCTTTTTGGTGCTTATTTGCTTTGCCTTTCTACGAAATAGCATATTGAAAAGCTTTTTAACGCTTAACCTAATCAGCATTAGTGTCGTTGCAACcactgcacacacaaacaggtACACGTCCAAATTGTTGTACTGCATGAAGTTAAGATCTTGCGCCGAAGATATAAGATGTTTCGCGCCATCGTGCCGTAGAACATACTCCACCCAGAACTTGGCCGTATCCATAGGAGCGAGAGGTTGATCTCTAAGTCTTCGGGAGATGGTTTTCACGTTTGTGGCATAACTGTGATGTGACGAAATAAATGGGTAAAATTTATCGAGTGTCGATTTTTGGAACTTCCTAAGAGACACGTACCTCTTATCACTGAGAACATCGTTAATTGCCTTACTGAACGTTTGCTCGTTCAGTTTCGTGTAGGCCACACCAATGCCCCAACCAGACTGTTCTGCACGTGCCATGTTCAACAGTTGATCACCAAAGATCGGAATGCCCACGATCGGAACGCCGTGGTAGATTGATTCCGTACAGCTCAGCAAACCACCGTGTGTGATGAACAGCTTCACGTTCGGATGAGCCAAAATATCGTCCTGCGGGAACCACTTTCCGAGCAAGAATTTCGTCTTATCCAGAACGAGCGTATCGTCGTCCCACTTCCAGATAATGTTCTGTTTAAGGCTCGATAGTACTCGGACGATATCGTTACGCTTGCGCTGATCCATTTTGGACGGTTTAAGGTTAGATCCCAACGAGAAGTATATCACACCGTGTTCGGACTGCTCGATGAATGCTTTTATGTCCTAAAGTTAGATAAGCAGGATGAAAGAACGGAATTAGCAGAATGACGCAGCAGTTGTACTTACCTCAGGAagtggatttgtttttcggtTGACATGGAATCCTCCAACCTCGATCAGGTTGGGCAGATATGGGCGCGGGAAGCTCAAGCTGAAGTGACTATTGACCAACACCAGCGAGACACCGTTTCGCCGCATTTCGTCCAGTGTCCGTGTGGCGTTGGGGAAGTATTGTTTGTAATACATCTGCTGTATTGGATCACACATGACCTTGAGCAGCGTTTCATCAAACGCTGTGAACAGTACGTTACCGAGCCGTTGCCAGAAGTTCATCTTATCAGTTAAGCTCGTCATTGGATGCGGTACGTACGATAGCGGCTGTGGTGAACCGGTGAGCGAATTTACCCACGTTGACGCGCCAAAGGTTGACATTCCAACTATCGGACAGTTGAAGCGATTGCCAAAGCCAAGAAAGGCATCGTTGAgaaaaatttccatcacgaCAAGATCGAACGTTTCTTCCGAATTGATCAGAGCTTGAACTTCTGGTGATGCGAGGGTAGTGTTGGTGATTTCATGCATAAACCTTCCCAGTTCCATCATTTTTTCCACAATGCTGTCATCGATTTTATCAAACACTTCGTCCATGATTTCTGAAACCGGGAACATCATTATGAAAGTTGGGGGTTGATCTTTGACGctaaaatatttgcataccGTCAAACAGTCGAGTGTGGTAGACGATATTTACATCGCGGTAGTTCTTGGGTGCTTTCTTCAAGGGGAACGGACTTATCACTGTTACCTGGTGGTggcaagacaaacaaaacacgttgCAGTTAATAAATAACCACCTGTGAAGCTCGTTCCATACGGCTGGCTGATGTCTTACCTCGTGTCCATCCTGTGCCAACTCCTTCATAAGGGACGAACCGAGTATCCAGTGCGATTTGGACGTGGTGGGAAATACGCTAAGAATTTTAGCCGGTTCTACTAGATCCGGGGCTATTGTGACAGCCAACCACAAGAAGACCACCGCGCCAACATTGCTCTTGATTGGCCTCATTCTATACTCCAAAATACGGACACAAACTTCAATTGATCTTAATCACAGCACGGTCATCGCCTGACTGAAACAGAACCATCTATCTCTAAAAGCACAACACATGCAGAGAGTTTTTGCTTCGTAACGGTGACTGAGGGTGGGATCGCAAATATTGCAATATCATCGTTGAGTACCATACACCGTTTATCGGTGGACACGCGTCGATGAGATCAAAGCGTTGATTACATTTTGATTATCAGCAGACTTTGAAGGTACGTGAAAAGTACTTAGTAAATGTAGTAAGGCAGACACGGTTTAggagtttaatttaaaaaaatgcttttattaaaaaagatTGTGTTTAGAAAAATGGATGTCTTTTATCAACCCAGTAATATAATAATCCCTTCACCAATATGAATAATATAGAATATCCAATATTCTATTTAAGTTTATACTGCTCAAATGCGTTGGAAGCTTTCAGGAAAATTTGGTCCGGAGTTGAGGCCGATCCTAAAGGAATCCAATCATCCGGACGTCCGGCATCCTTCTGCGCCGATCGTAGGGCATTTCTGAGAGCAAACACTACCCCGATAGCCAAGGTTAAGGCTGGTTCCCCGGTTGCCTTCGATCGTAACACTCCGGACGGATTGTCACCGGTCTGTATCAGCCGAATGCGGAAATCGACCGGTATGTCCTTCGCTCCTGGAGGCTTGTAGTTCCAGGAGCGGTTCGTCAGCAGTGCACCGTTGGTCATGTCGTAGACCAGCGACTCCGTTAACCAGTATCCGATTCCCATCACAAACGCTCCCTCGATCTGGCCAACATCGATTCCCGGGCTAAGGCTCTCACCGGTATCCTCGAGAATATCGACGCGGGTTAGTTGAACGGCACCAGTGAGGACATCAACCTCGATCTCAGCACAACCCAACCCCCAGATGCTGTAGGGTTTCAGATCAGCCTTCTTGTATTGATAGAGAACGCTCAGATCAATGTCTCGGGAGTAGCAGGTTTGGGTCACCTTTTCCCAAGGGGCGTTTTTAAGCTCGTCCTTGATGGGTTTTAGTCGGGTGTTGAGTATTTCGCATGCCTTTATCACGGCCTAGAGAAACGAACAGAAACTTATGCATAAGTGTGAGGTAGAAGACGATCCACCGACGTACTTACCAAGCACACAGACTCGCTAGTCATACTTCCTCCGGTCATGGCGGCATTAGGCGACGTCATGCTGTTCGTTGGTTTGATAGAAACTTTCTCCAACGGAATGCCTAGCGTGAAGGCAGCAACCTGAGCCGCCTTGGTGTTGATGCCCTGTCCAACTTCAATGCCTCCATGACTGATCGAAACCGTACCATCCTTTGCGTAGATAGACACCTGTGCATTAATAGCACCAAAATACACTAACGGAAACTGCATCGTGGTCATCGCGATACCTCGTTTGCGCCAGCGGTTTTTAGCGTTGAAATCATCAATAGACTTTTTCCTCTTGTCATAATCAACCTCCCGACGGAACTGTGGCATCAGCTTTTGGAACGGGCTTGCCGCCGGCATATTGCTCAGCCGCACCTGCATCGGATCTACGCCGGTAACCCAGGCAATATGTTCCATGACCGTTTCGACCATGGCCATACCTTCGGTAGTTGCCGGTGCACGCATCCATGTATTCGCTGGCGAGTCGGTTAGTACGGCCTTTCCTTCAACTTTCCATGTGCTAGAATTGTACGAAAGTCCGAACACTACCTTTGCATCATCGACTACGTTTTCGTTCAGATTCGAACCATAGTCCTGCATGAAATCGTTGGAGAGCTTTAGAATCTTTCCTTTATCATTCACATCTACCTGGTAGTTACTGATGCAACCGTATCTCTTTCCGAACGAACCCATGTTTGCCTCGATCGTCATGACGAACCTAACCGGACGTCTTGTGAGATAGGCTGCCAAAGCACAAGCACAAGCCATCTGATTGACACGGGTTAGCTTAGATCCGAAGCCTCCTCCCAAGCGACGAACCGTGAAGTTAAGACTATTTTGCGGCACCTTCAGAGCGGCAGCAATCACCACCTGTGACAGATCTATCCATTGTGTTGCCGCATAGACATCCATACCATCTTCAATGGGAACGCACAGGCATGTCTGGGGTTCCATCGTGTAGTGGAATTGTCCAGCTAGTTCAAGCGTtcccacaatttttttggACACCTGAACATCCATCTCCGGGCCGTCTCGACTGTTGATAGGGTGGTCGAAAATGCGCTCTTTTGTTTGATTCATCAGCACTGCCTTAATAGTAGGGCAGACGGGTTCTTCGGAGACTCTCTCGTAAATGATCTTCACTTCTTTGGCCGCTCGTACCGCTTGATCGAAGTCCTCTGCCACAATCACACCGACCGGTTGTCCGTGGAATAGTACACGTCCACTGCAGAATATCTCCTCCGCGTCCGGGAAGTAGAAGTTCATATCTTTGGATATGAAGTTGTTCGCTCCGGGTACATGTTTGGCGGAGTAGAACGCTACTACACCGGGCATTTTCTTGAGGGAATACAAGAACGATGCTTGCAGTTAGTGTAAACGTATATTGATGTTCGATTTACAAGCTTACCAATGCATCGGTAGGATCAATCTTTCCGATGATCGTATTCGGTTGAgtggcaacaacaaacgcCGCTTGCAGCTCTCCGGGAAATGGGGGAAAATCGTTCGTATATTTGGCCTCCCCAGACGCCTGCGCCAACCCTTCCAGCTTTGGCACGTATTTCGAGACGGGCCAATTTTTCTTATTGGTATCGTAGTTCTGTTGGCCGGATGACAGCGGTCGCTCGAGCATGGTGGATCCGGATTTGAAGCGAGGGTCAAGAGGCACATTGTTATCGGTTGCTACACTAAGGATGAATTTATAGAAGAGAGAAACGGCAAGGTTTCTACGATACTCGGCAGAAGCGTCCGGCAGGATCCAGTCGGGTTGAATCTCCGACGCGAGGGTGTTGATCGCCTGTTGGATGGTGTTATTATCGAAGAGCCTTTTCCCAACGAGAAGCTTCTCCGTACGGGTCGCGTGTGTAAACTGGAACGGAAAGGTAGTGCGTGAGTTGAGTATTTCAGGAGGTACTTAAGCAGACGTACCTTAGGATTGATGCCACCAAAACACAATGTAGCCAACTTAACAGTCGATTTGTCGTTGGCAAATTGCAACAGGAACGCGGCGTTGACGTATGCGTGAGCATTTTGAGCACGTGGAGCTACTCTGTACGATTTGAATGTGGTTGTAAAGGAGTTGATGAGGGGAAGCGATATGATTTTGAGCACCCTCTTCGTCATGTCCGTCTGAGAGTATTGTTCAGTAGATTTTTCCAGGGTTTTGGTTAATGATTCCGCTGTTAAGAGTAGATAGCATACATGATTCAGGGGGATGTATTAGTCAGTACCATATATTAACACTACCTATTATCAATTTTGCACCAACAGCTTCAAGCAGAATGTAAACGTCGGATGGAAATTgcggatatttatttttaatgctcaAATTTCCGGCGACGGTTCCAGCATTTCGCACTGCCGGATTTGCGATAAGCCCCAGATGACGTGCCATGTCTCTGCAGTAGCCGAAGTTTGGTCTGTTGTTGGCTGTTTTGTTCAGAATTTCAATGAACTCGGTCAATGTAACATTCGCCCCCACAATAAGCTCTCCGGTTCGCAGGAAATAATTACGAAGCTCCTCCACCGACGAAATGTCGATAAAGATCTTCAAGGATTCACTGCGCCGATAAACGCCT
This Anopheles marshallii chromosome 3, idAnoMarsDA_429_01, whole genome shotgun sequence DNA region includes the following protein-coding sequences:
- the LOC128711911 gene encoding xanthine dehydrogenase/oxidase-like, with protein sequence MCREGGCGACVVNVSGLHPVTKETKSWSVNSCLFPVFACHGLDIKTVESLGNRKDGYHPIQERLAHMNGSQCGFCSPGMVMTMYSLMESKQGKVSMEEVENQLGGNICRCTGYRPILDAFKSLASVSQQELSDIEELQICPKTNTVCSAQCPVVACNVDKARSVRIAFDDGKEWYKVFSVRDIFATLTAIGSKLYMLHGGNTAHGVYRRNEAIQIFIDVNSVEELRSHYQNSDRLIVGGNVTLAELIEILRTAAKKLSAFSYCEEMEKHLLLAANPAVRNVGSIAGNLSIKNQHPEFPSDLYILLEAIGAKLTVAESVTTQSEVSPLQYIRMDMTKKLLKTVSLPAIVNQTNVFRSYRVAQRAQNAHAYVNAAFLLQFANDKSTVTLATLCFGGINPMFTHATRTEKLLVGKRLFDNNTIQQAINTLASEIQPDWILPDASAEYRRNLAVSLFYKFILSVATDNNVPLDPRFKSGSTMLERPLSSGQQNYDTNKKNWPVSKYVPKLEGLAQASGEAKYTNDFPPFPGELHAAFVVATQPNTTIGKIDPTDALRLPGVVAFYSASDIPGTNSFVANDMLMPFPDVEEIFCSGRVLFHGQPVGVIVAEHLDQAVRASKQVMIIYERVTDEPVCPTVKTMLNNNIDKEVEDHLKHMNFLPIDDQSVQQIQGTIEMYGQYHFYIEPQTCLCVPIEDGMDIYAATQWIDLCQVAIAAALKVPQNSLNFTIRRLGGSYGGKLTRAGQIAGACALAALLTKRPVRFVMTMESNVETIGKRCGCFSSYQVNVDNEGNIKQLSNNFLQDYGSSRNDDVLTFTNDAFNLSYNSSTWTFKGKPILTDAPSNTFARAPGITEGIAMAETIMEHIAWVTGVDPMQVRMRNMHTGSKFQILMPQFRQDVQYDKRKQTIDEFNAKNRWRKRGIAMVPMQYPLVYYSALHAQVSIYAKDGTVSISHGGIEVGQGINTKAAQVAAFTLGIPLEKISIKPTNSMTSPNATMTGGSMTSEAVCYAVIKACEILNTRLKPIKDELKNAPWEKVTQTCYSRDIDLSVLYQYKKADLKPYSIWGLGCAEIEVDVLTGAVQLTRVDILEDTGESLSPGIDVGQIEGAFVMGIGYWLTESLVYDMTNGALLTNRSWNYKPPGAKDIPVDFRIQLIQTGDNRAGVLRSKATGEPAMSMSVVVVFALRYALRSAQKDAGRPDDWISLGSASTPEQIFLKASNTFEQYNLN
- the LOC128715768 gene encoding UDP-glycosyltransferase UGT4-like — its product is MRPIKSNVGAVVFLWLAVTIAPDLVEPAKILSVFPTTSKSHWILGSSLMKELAQDGHEVTVISPFPLKKAPKNYRDVNIVYHTRLFDEIMDEVFDKIDDSIVEKMMELGRFMHEITNTTLASPEVQALINSEETFDLVVMEIFLNDAFLGFGNRFNCPIVGMSTFGASTWVNSLTGSPQPLSYVPHPMTSLTDKMNFWQRLGNVLFTAFDETLLKVMCDPIQQMYYKQYFPNATRTLDEMRRNGVSLVLVNSHFSLSFPRPYLPNLIEVGGFHVNRKTNPLPEDIKAFIEQSEHGVIYFSLGSNLKPSKMDQRKRNDIVRVLSSLKQNIIWKWDDDTLVLDKTKFLLGKWFPQDDILAHPNVKLFITHGGLLSCTESIYHGVPIVGIPIFGDQLLNMARAEQSGWGIGVAYTKLNEQTFSKAINDVLSDKSYATNVKTISRRLRDQPLAPMDTAKFWVEYVLRHDGAKHLISSAQDLNFMQYNNLDVYLFVCAVVATTLMLIRLSVKKLFNMLFRRKAKQISTKKRN
- the LOC128715686 gene encoding uncharacterized protein LOC128715686 codes for the protein MCREGGCGACVVNVSGLHPVTKETKSWSVNSCLFPVFACHGLDIKTVESLGNRKDGYHPIQERLAHMNGSQCGFCSPGMVMTMYSLMESKQGKVSMEEVENQLGGNICRCTGYRPILDAFKSLASVSQQELPDIEELQICPKTNTVCSAQCPEAASLVEPGCPVQLKARDDKEWHKVFTLAEIFSIFSNIGAKPYMLVGGNTAHGVYRRSESLKIFIDISSVEELRNYFLRTGELIVGANVTLTEFIEILNKTANNRPNFGYCRDMARHLGLIANPAVRNAGTVAGNLSIKNKYPQFPSDVYILLEAVGAKLIIAESLTKTLEKSTEQYSQTDMTKRVLKIISLPLINSFTTTFKSYRVAPRAQNAHAYVNAAFLLQFANDKSTVKLATLCFGGINPKFTHATRTEKLLVGKRLFDNNTIQQAINTLASEIQPDWILPDASAEYRRNLAVSLFYKFILSVATDNNVPLDPRFKSGSTMLERPLSSGQQNYDTNKKNWPVSKYVPKLEGLAQASGEAKYTNDFPPFPGELQAAFVVATQPNTIIGKIDPTDALKMPGVVAFYSAKHVPGANNFISKDMNFYFPDAEEIFCSGRVLFHGQPVGVIVAEDFDQAVRAAKEVKIIYERVSEEPVCPTIKAVLMNQTKERIFDHPINSRDGPEMDVQVSKKIVGTLELAGQFHYTMEPQTCLCVPIEDGMDVYAATQWIDLSQVVIAAALKVPQNSLNFTVRRLGGGFGSKLTRVNQMACACALAAYLTRRPVRFVMTIEANMGSFGKRYGCISNYQVDVNDKGKILKLSNDFMQDYGSNLNENVVDDAKVVFGLSYNSSTWKVEGKAVLTDSPANTWMRAPATTEGMAMVETVMEHIAWVTGVDPMQVRLSNMPAASPFQKLMPQFRREVDYDKRKKSIDDFNAKNRWRKRGIAMTTMQFPLVYFGAINAQVSIYAKDGTVSISHGGIEVGQGINTKAAQVAAFTLGIPLEKVSIKPTNSMTSPNAAMTGGSMTSESVCLAVIKACEILNTRLKPIKDELKNAPWEKVTQTCYSRDIDLSVLYQYKKADLKPYSIWGLGCAEIEVDVLTGAVQLTRVDILEDTGESLSPGIDVGQIEGAFVMGIGYWLTESLVYDMTNGALLTNRSWNYKPPGAKDIPVDFRIRLIQTGDNPSGVLRSKATGEPALTLAIGVVFALRNALRSAQKDAGRPDDWIPLGSASTPDQIFLKASNAFEQYKLK